Genomic window (Hippoglossus stenolepis isolate QCI-W04-F060 chromosome 11, HSTE1.2, whole genome shotgun sequence):
ttaaacCCTGGTTTCACTACATGTTGCTCTTACTGTCTTAAAAGTTGTTCTTTGGGTAAATGAAGTTTGCACAAACCTTCACAGGAGCCACCAACAATGATCTGGTACCTCTGACTATTATATTCCATAATTTCTATACAAACCACTATAtaaggtgtatataatgtacatacagTATCAGAATTACTCCGtcaaaaactgtgaaatataatTGTTACAGTTTACATCATTCATGCTAATTGAAAAGTTCAATCTTATCAAATTGCTTCCTTTCTTTCTACGTGTCAATAAGTTAACACATGCTTGATCAATTCGTCTTATAGCTCTCGAGGCTGGTTGCAAAAAAACTGACTTAGGTGAAGCAAaattaaatacttttacttgaagtaaagaaagtaagaaataaGAGGTAAATTGCGTATTTGTGGGACTCCTGGTGTTTCTTACagtgttttttctcagtttgaacTCTGCATATCCCAGTGTGCTCACCGCTGACACTGATCGCTGCTGTGTACTGATAAGGACCCTGTGGAATGCTCCTTCCTGCAGGAAATCTGTGCCGTTTACAGCTTTTACGAAATTCCATGATAACATAAATGAAACTGtatcaaaataacacaaactcaTTTGTTAAGGGTTTCTAGTTTTGGGTTTAAAGCTGAACGGTTGTGGGAGAGCACTGTCACTTTATAAAACCCTTTATACGAAAGGGTTAAAAAGAGAGCAACGTGTAAAATATAGGTCGTTTTAGGTAAAGTGATAAAATCAAggttcactttttccacataaTGCAATTTGCAGTAACTGGAGCAAAGGCCTCTCCTTCACTGTGCAAACAAGTTGTGTAAATTTTTGATTTCTGGGGGCATCATGGTGGGTAAGTGGGAATGAAAACTATGTTCTCATGACGTCAGGGAGTTAATCCAAGTTCTGACCTTTGGTTAATGAGTACCATCTACTTTGGCTCATTTTTCTGGTCTCTATCAACAAAAGTTAAGATATAAAATCACTGCAGCCTTTGTCTTTCCAGGTGGAGAGtaacacagaaagagaaaaagtagAATAATTACTTCTTTATTACATTGATTAATATACAAAAGTTAAAAAGAGGATACAGGGAAGCATGACTTGAGGCATACAGTCTAAGGATTGCTGCAGGTAACTGTCTGTTATCTGTTATACGTGCAGATAGTCTGTACAGATTTAGTAATTCATGCATTATTCTTGCAGGATGCACTTTTTAGCCATGACAAATTTGTTTAGAAAAACAAAGGCACTTGTTTGGAGGACATAAAGTTCTTGTTGGAAATGGCAACAAGTAACCTCACATGAAAAGTCTTTTCTGAATATGTCCTTGTCTGTCAGTGTGGAAGTGAGGTCATTCCAgattgcattaaaaaaaaatcattaggTTGAACTGCTAGTAAACTTTGACATACTCTGCATCACATTCTGGTTGTAACGTACTGGATGGTTGTTTTTCCCAGAAAGCAAAGACAAATTAATTGGTAGATTGTTGAATGCAGTTCGGTGGGACTTTGCAAACATGGAACAGTACCTGTTGGTAAAACTAGACTACAACTGCATTATTAACTGAGCTCCTCTAACCCATAAGagtggataaaataaaaaaatttctAAACTGACAaagaataaatgtaaacatggtTTTAAAAGGTAATGAAATGTGGAACCAGAATACTGATAACATTTAAATCCACGTTGTCCATTTCCACCTATCAATCACTATTGTTATGACGTAACTGTAactttcaacatttaaaaaaacttgtaACTAATACTGTGGTAAATTTAGCAAAAGTGCTGTTATAAATTTCTCGAGTGGTCAAATCCAAGAGCAATACTGCAAAAGAAACGGCACATAATCTCATTTTTGATAATTTTGCTAAGGGACTTTCATTGTTAGCACATTTCCACTTTTTTGCACGAATATATTCTCATAATTCTTATCGATTTTGGTTAgtatacacaaaacacaacctttttttaaaaactccaacagctgcagacacattaagaataaaatacatgCAGGTCTTTTCAGTTCCAAACAGTATTAAATGTGACTCTTTTTCAGGTAGAGATACTTCTTATGTTTGGCAGTTGTATACAGTCATTTCCTGTAGTGAAATCTCAAGACAACACACTTAAGCATGTGGAAAAACATCTTTAACAAATCACTATGTAAACAATCCTAGCATTGGTCACAGTGTTTGAACAGGGGGTATCACACCGCAAATACAATTAAGGCCTCTAAGCTGGTTATTCTGCAGCAGTACAGTCAAACACTTACGCAGCAGATGGACAAAGGAGTGGAATGTAAAGCCGTAAGGCATCTGACCTACACAACTAAATTCCCGTCCGAAGTTCGACCTCAACATCCTCTTATAGAAATAAtctaaagaaaaaataatatatacgagagacagacacaaacacaaaagctcCACGAGAAGCAAAAGTGTAGACTTGATAATACAAAAtcaatataaaaatgttcattaaatgtgtttgtgcaattGAAGAGCCACAGTGAAATCTGCAGAGCAGTTGACTCTTGCAATAAAACTGTAGGTGCATCAGCAGCCAAAGCCCAGCTTTAGTGAGCTCCTCAGGTGACTTGTAAATACTTTGtgttaaactttaaaattaaTAAAGATAGAGGGATAAAACTGCCTTTTGTAATGGGCTATGTATTAAATCgcaaaacattttatgtaatgCAGGCAAAATACCACCTGGGGGGGACAAACtgaatgtttcctccttcctaaCAACCCATATTAACACTGCTGGCAggttttctgtttcatgttgcagGTGAACCACATGTGCTATCTGTCTGTGCACAGGCCTGTCTTTCACCTGGAGTTAGACACCGTGCATGTTGTGGACGATGAGCAGTGCTGGTGGGGTCCCTGACGCTGAAGGAAGTCATCTCCTCTGTTGGTACTAGCAGCATCTCCTGGCAGACAGAGCGGGCTGCCGGGTGAGTTGGAAGGATTCGTTGCTGTCCACCTCAGGGTTTTCCAGAGGTGGAATCTGTTTACCTAAAAACAACAGGACAGGGTCACTTACAGAGCGGTTGTGTTGTTAAGCCAAGTTAAAGTCtagtttacatattttaaacatcagtcttttttttaagcTTTGAGTAAACAGCaaaaatctctctcttttcagttACACAGTTTCCACACACACGTGATACAGACACAGCATAGAGACATGAAACCTACTGATTTTCTGAAAGAGCTCCTCGACATTGACAGCATTTCTGGCGCTAGTCTCGATGAAAATAGCTGCAATTGATTCAGCAAACTCCTTCGCTTCTTTCATTGGAACTTCCCTGTAAAACAGAGGGAAACCAAAGTACACAAGTTAATGGTTTTTATGAGAAACATTAAACTGTatcaatcacaagtggtcagctcaAGGTACAGGTGTGAATGAAAATGCCACATTTTTACAGCTGTGTAAATGCAAgtgcatcctgggccacatatgaaggagctgacgtctctgacaggccacagtttcacaataaatcTGAAGTATTCTTACAATTCTCTGTGCCTgtacgttgatttgtttgtggccacttTCACAATACCAACACTGAGCAACAAGtaatgattttagttttttttctaatgagATAAATCGGCAAATTGATTCCCTCAGTCCCTCCATCTCTCGTTTGTGCCggtacacagagacacacacacacaatcattgaCGACAGACACATCTTTAAACTCAGACTCACCGAAACCAACCTAATTTGATCTTATtaaacagaaatgatgtttgCGTGTATGTAGACCCGGGAAGCGAGATATGATCACAAggtcacagaaaacacattcattttaatgccAGATGTGAACAAACAAAATGGGATCTGTTTCCTTGTGACCAGATCTCtaaggacagatgttaataccaggtctgaacagggccttaAAAGAAGGGATGCAGTCATTTAAGAGTCCAACCTCACAGTAAAGTGAATCTGTGGGAGCTAATAAGGAAAAAAGGaagttgttgctgttgagaaATGATTAAATTAACCTGTCAATGTCGTGTTGTagtaaataacatttatatgtatCGTTAGAGTCACTTTAAGTTTCCTCAAAGTGTCTCTTTTATTCTTATACAGTTATGACAGTCTAAGAGAAGAAAGTCCTCCCACCTGATGTCTCCTAAATCGTTCTTGTTTCCAGCTATGGCTACGACAATGTCCTCTGGACCGtgctccttcagctccttcacCCACTTCTTCAGTGTCTGGAAAGAGTCCTGAACAACAAGAGCAAATCATTGTCAACTCTGGGATCGGTGCTTTGTGAGAACGTGCCCCACATTTCCTTCAAGTCGTGACACATACTCAAGGCATTGGATGGTATTTTTCAGACAAGTTTCCATGACCAACCAGGAAAGAATGACATTTGTAGGTCACGAAAGCAAAGCATTCCACAGTGATGGAAAAGTAATTGAATTTTACATCAAGCTTTTACTGTGAGACCAGCTTTTTCAGCTGCGCCCTTTTAATAGACCAGTGagaacacaacagcagctccagTGGCAGAGTTAGAGATGAAAGACATCGCTCAAAAACACTTCAACAATACTAAGTTAAAGAAAAAGGGggatgtttcatttttcatttggccTACTGGGTTCTACTGGGTTTCTGCCAACAGCTCTGGAGCTTTAAACCACTGGCCATGTCACCACAGCAACCAAGATTGAATTATTATCACTCCACTGATTTAGAGGTGATGAGTGTTGTGTTATTCTTACCAGTTTAGTTATGTCGTAGACAATGACAGCAGCAGCCGATCCTCTATAGTACATAGGAGCTAAGGAGTGGAACTAAAGAGAGACAACACATTAAAAGCAGGTTTTAAAGCATCTCTATAGCAAAGTCATGCAGTAGTATCACCAAATATGCATAAATAATACTACTTCAATAAcctcctatgaccattatgatTAATGGAATCATTAATGTGAAGCCGgcttaaaaactgaaaaaaattgtGTGTTAAAccataaagacaaacacaatataCTGTGATGTGCTTTTACTGTGGTGAGTAACTGAAAAGCTTCTTCCTCACATGTTTCAACTCTTAACTCAATCTGAAGGTTGCTCCAGTGTTTAGTAGAAATGCTCTTATAGAGAAACTTAACATTAAATGACACAGACTCTAATCTGGCCCCGTGGATTCTGCACGTtacattaaagcaacactatgatACTTTTACTGAgccacagcgccctctgcagccacacgtagGGATTCGTTCTCCATGTCTGAGTGATTACGTGGttttcatgcagagaaaaatCAAAGCCTGTCAATGTTTTGACTGGAGCTCTGACTGCGttgtcccactcactgaaccgaaacacaactgaacggtggatattaccAATGAGCCCCATCTTCCCATCACTCCCATCATCTCTCCCATCTTGTATGTAGAGTTATCTCAAATACTGATATTATTATCAGTCTCAAAAATAATATCCAATACAAACAATATGGGGCTCAGTCAGTGTCTTTACTTTAAATGCTGCCGATGACCATAGTAACATCGTCTTTGTTGACGGCTGTGACTATAACCCGCCCCAATAGTAGTAGTAAATTCACATTTTTGACAGTGTGTGACGTTGTTCACAGATATTGAGCGAGATCTTAGATAAAGACGAGACTCAAGTGTGATGAATGTAATATTAGTCCCACATAGAAAGAGCACAATGAACCCTGGTGACAGAGGTCTCAAGGTGTCTTTTTCACACACAAGCAGGAAATACTTGCACTAGTTTGATCCATCGAATGGATCTCGATGAGGAGACCACAGTCTCATGACCTTTAATCCCTTGGTAAATCATCCTGTTTCACACCTAATAATAACTCCATGTCATGTGGACCCCTGACAGTGAGGCGATTGTGTCACTGTTTGCCTCCTGATGCAAAGTATGACAGAAAGATTGACGTGACTCAGAAGAGTCATGTGTGTTACTTCAGAGCTCAGAGTGAGTAAATTAAGAATAGCTGTGGTGGATGCACTCACCCTTTCCTGTCCTGCTGTATCCCAGATCAGAAATTTGTGCAGTTCGTGTCCACATGGAACTGTTTTGGTCAGGAACGATGCTCTGTGGGGGACACAGTggtttttactttgtatttgtaaGACACAGGAAACCAGTCAGCACTGAGTATCTAAGCTTGACATTTGCCCACTATGCAGTAAACTAGAAAATTTGCATTTCAtgtatcatttatttttgcattacaCCACTCCCTACAGGCCAGGTACTAgagtttattttaagttttatccATAGGCTTTAACAGAAACAGTGCaagcatgaaaaaaaatatgcttttgaatgctttagattttaatatatatattttaaaaatgttaaattacaCTGAGCTGAATTCAACTAGATTGTTGCAGATTCTGACTTAGTGTTTGAATTATTAGCAAAACCTCATTGTCTAATTTGAGTGCTTCAAATAATCTGTAATGATTTTAGCTGTATGTGACTGATCTACTGTTCTGGTCTCTCATGATCTGTTTTGTGATGCTCTTACCCTATGGTGGGACTAATGTTGTGGTCAAAGTGATCCTGAACGAACCGGCAAACAATGCTGGACTTCCCTACACCAGTGTCCTGTAAACAGAGGGTTACAAGTCATTCAAAGCGATCccaacacacatgtaaacagagtCAGTTCTCAGTATTGAACACTAGTGATTATGCAACTGTCTGGTCACATGCCTATCCCATCAGATAGTTTCCTGTTGGTCCATGCATCCTGCAACTAGCTCTGTGTTCAAGTCGATATCACTTCAGGAGAACAAACTGCATCAGTCACTAACAAAACAAGTTACTTAACAAAAAAAGATTACAAGCTTTGAGGACCTTTCTTTGGTTTGGTTGGGTTTAGTCATTAAACCACCAACAGTTAAACCACTTGTCTAAATattcagacagagagaaaacaacatggATTCATAAGAATCTGCAGAGTAGcattcgggggggggggagctgtgGTCGCAAAGTCCCGCCGATACACATTCTAGACAAATCGTGAGTCAGTCCCAgcttataaatatatttaatgtgggATAGGGATGAAACAATTACCGGTTTCACTGAACACTGTGCTAAACTTCCTGAAAGTCATTTGTaccatttaatgttttattaccGTGACGACTTGGTTGAGACCAAAGTCAGCAAGTCTCCAAGATAAAAGGCGcagcatttgttgtgtgttgtaaaaacatggcggagGGAGCGGCAGGCAGGTGGGGGCTCTAACAGCAGAAGAAATGTTAGTGATCTCAGGCCACTGCTAGAAAATGCTCACATCCACTGTCGCTACATTGCGTGAGTTTAGCCAGCGCTGATATTTTGTCCCGACTCTTGACATTTGGAGTCGCatattatatctatataaaaCTTTAAGTCTCAGTAatttttgaacatttacagcacattttaacaataccGCAATAATACTCAGTTTTGTTCACTATAATCGTGAGAGAAAATTCTAACACAATTTCATCTCTAGTGTGggactttttaatttgatccaTGTCacgtctgctaacatggaggaggcttgatttatgacctatgctgcagccagccaccaggtggcgattgagacgctttggcttcactttagggcagaagtcatgtcgtccatctttgtaagCAGCTAATGATTAGGACTAATGACGGATTACCTCATCTAATGTCAGAGAGGAAGCTTTTTATAGTTTGATAAACTTCGTCACTACCCTTTAACTGTAACTCGTTTTATTCTGGCTTCACTGTATTTATGACTCATGCTCTGCTTTTTGACACCTCTAATCTTGGCTGCACATAGCTGAAATATGACTAAACGCTAACTTTAGACAACCAGGGAAGTGAcaaaacactgataaatataGTATATGACTATTAATAGGAGTTGCTGAGGATGAGCTAGGTGGAGCTAGCAGCAGAACCAGGTTTAAACGGAGGGGGCTGTGTTTCGCTAACGCAGCAGGAAGTTAGCGGTCGATCCGGCGATGACGCAATGGGCGATAAACTGACCGAACCGTTAAAACAATAAGACAAAACTTAACGAAAGGCTTCACGTGGTTGTTTTAAATGGAGAAAGTTTGACGCAGGCGAGCAGACAACGGAAGCTAAAAATTAAAAAGCCACCGGTCGATtagctggggggggggagttttCCAACAACAcgttaaaagtttaaataaaataaatataagaatatGTTGTTTACGTCAGAATCAGGTCAGAGTCGCTGCAGACTGGAGGAATTCAGCCCCAGGACAAAGTGGGTCGAGAGAAACATCTGTAACTTACCCCCAGGAGACAGACTTTGAGCTCCCTGATCGCCATGTTGGGTTTGGAGCGGTTTTCAATTCATTCCTCGTCGGTGTCTCGGTCACTGTCTTTCTCTCGACATGTTTGAAAGTGTGGATTAATTGTCCTCTTGTtgataaaagacaaactgagcCTCTGACACTGGAGCAGCTCAGCCGGAGGCAGCCGGGCTAATGGAAAACACTGCTTCCGCTGGGGACtttcaaaagtaaaagtccCCCTCTACTTGGTACAGAACAATGAGAAAGTAAAAGTGACGGAGAGTACCTATACTTTTCTGTTCTtcagtatttctattttatgctacttcatacatatatattgaaTTTAGGagggaaatattattattgttgtgatcattattattattaatgatataccttgaataccttttattttagttcattcatcCTTTTGCCTTGGAtttaataagtaaataaataataataaataagttatTAGCATTATGCAGTGAAATTGCTCCCAGGAGTGTTAGTAGCAGTTTACTGTCGGCTTTATTTGGTCAGTATGGCTAATGTTGACCACTTCATATGTTGGTCGATATTTAAATCCATAATAACGTATCATAATTCATGCTACAGGTCAATTTAATTCACCATCTTTACGTGAAACACAAATCATACCAATCAACTAGTAACTAAAACTGTGAAATAAGTTTATCTATATACAATCTACCAGTATGCTTTAGTTTTGAAACAGCACTTGgttatttcctgtgttttccgTCTGTTTTTGTTCTACTTGATGCGACTACTTTCCAAATCGGAAACCAGgtcagagtaaaaaaaaaaaaagggtcgGGTGGTTCCACTGTCTCTTAAAAACTGAATCATTTACTCAGTTAGTTCTTCACAGTTCACTTCTTCAAAACCTGAATTGAATCCTTCATTTACACCCTCGTTAGTCTCTTAGAGGGAAAAATGTTTGGAGAACatgtaatggaaaatgtgaGCCACTGAATATTGACTACACACTTCCAATCATACATTTAAACTTTGGGTCGAAGAAAGAGACGGGGGTTCAGATCAGTGATTCGGATTGACACTTTATTCTTCACAGCATTATTCTGTCTGCAACAATAAGCTGAAAAAGCTCagaacaatatgaaaataaccTTGTGAGAAGCTTCTCGGCCCGATCGAGCATTTCTCTGTTTCAGTCACAGGATTAATAAACACACTGGATCATGAGTCCCCATGAGTTTGCTTCGATTTGCCCGTGACCAAAGCAGATGCAGTCACACTCACATACTTCATACAggtcattaattaaaaaaagaaaaaacatgacaacataAAGAGCtgaaaatacagtatgttttgCAATTTTACAATAATATACAGATGCAGCAAAGTAAGCCAGGCCATGCTATTGACAGTACTTTCACAACAGTCATGGATCGgctgagaaatgaaatgattgagTCGTGTTGTGTTCCCTCACGGCCCACTGATGTCATAAATAATAACTCCACACAACAAGAGttaaacaaccacacacagacaaatacacagcaAAAAGGAAATGAGCCTACACGTTTGTTATCGCGTCGCAACACCGGAGAAATTTTTCCTCTGGAAGATGATTGCACTGCTAAGTATCGCCTCCAGCCGTTTGTCTACGTTTGCACTCACgactgtgtatttgtttgccGTTTCATCCACTGGTCAGCTGTGACGCACGACACCACAGCTGTtcaaaggaaaagaaagcaTCTACaacatatttatacatgtataatCATATATTACTAAAAAGCACTAATTCAAAATCAATGCATTTCTTGGAATAGTCATTTGTATTCTTCAGAATActactttaaatatataatatatagatagACCAATCGTAAATTCTTCATTATTCAAAGAGCTTTTTGTGTTAGTGGTTCTCTGGGGGAACTCGTCCAGTCTGGCATCTTCAGGTATGGCACAGTGGTCTCTGTCCTAACGTGAGAAATGTCAAGGTAAGGGACAAAACAAGTTACAGAGCCCTCAcctgtaaaaataaactgtctGTGGTCTACACTCTCttccacccccctcccctcccctcataCAGGCTTGGCACTGTGGATTGGAAAAtatggcccccccccccttcatctcTCACGTTTCAtcttcttttgtattttgtgggaaaatgagaaacaatgGATTTGTGCTGAGAGTCGAGGAACCAAAGACAATggacatataaaatatattttacatggCTGTCACTCTGTGGACACAATCACTCATGAACGCACTGATCCAAGCAATGTGAAATCTCCAGTGGATGACGAGTGATGCTGAGGGACAAATGACCAGCGGCAGAGACGTCGCGGACACGTCACATGTTGGTGTCTCTCCGGTCTTTGCTCGGCGAGGGCTTTGACGGATCCTTAGCCGCCTTCCCATTGGCTGAGGCAGCTGCGTCGGTGCCAGTAGTCGCCGCGTTGACGGGGCGTTTGGGCTGCTCCTCGCTGTGAGCCTCCGGGCTCGGCTGAGGGGGGGGCACCTGCTCGGCCGGCGGCGGAACAGTCGGCTCCTGCTGCACTTTCTGGCTGTGCAGGAGGCGAAGCTGGACGCGGAGCTCCAAGATGGCTTCCTGCTCCTCGTGGATGGCCTGGTTCAGGTGAGTGTTCTTGTTCTGCAGGGGAACAGAACGAAGACAGAGCTTAAGAAACCAGCTTGTTCATCCAGTACATGAGTAAATACAGAGGTATAGTGATGGGAAGAGTGGAACTAAATACCCACAgttcttttttaatattactAGCTATGTTTAGGATTGTGTCTTTGGGATTCTTTTAGTTTACTATCCTAGAGGAACGGAACTAGCTGGAAACTAATTCACCCTAATTTTGCAAGTAAATCAATACATACAAAccaaaaagaaacaacagaaataatgtattaaaaaatgaaattaaaacctCAGTGTGAGGTTTCATGCAGTAAGACATTATATTGTTCAGGACCTAATTCCTGGTACTGGTAAGCCGATGTTTACCAGAGGTTTTTCTCACCTCAAGTTCCTCATTTTGCTTCTGCAGATCTTCCAAAATCATCTGCAGCTCTTcctcgtcttcactctcactttcaCTGTCTGACGAATATTCCTCTGTCTCACTGCGACCCTGCTGCCGACTGGGGAGTAAAACATTGATGGATTTCACACTTACGGGGTATGTAACATCAGCTGTGCGTCATATTACAACATATCTCATGCTCAGGATTGATTTCAGCCGTCTCTTACCTCTGTATATCTGCAATCTCTGCTCGCAGTCTCTCgatctcttctttctctgtagCTATCTGTCGACGGAGCACCTGCT
Coding sequences:
- the rab31 gene encoding ras-related protein Rab-31 — its product is MAIRELKVCLLGDTGVGKSSIVCRFVQDHFDHNISPTIGASFLTKTVPCGHELHKFLIWDTAGQERFHSLAPMYYRGSAAAVIVYDITKLDSFQTLKKWVKELKEHGPEDIVVAIAGNKNDLGDIREVPMKEAKEFAESIAAIFIETSARNAVNVEELFQKISKQIPPLENPEVDSNESFQLTRQPALSARRCC